A genomic segment from Thermostichus lividus PCC 6715 encodes:
- a CDS encoding EAL domain-containing response regulator, giving the protein MTDESAILPAVDDCSQNSLKEWGSSLAQCRIPVFSIQVLIIENIPPSGEILQPYLQTIECVSYRVQSCLFGQLTPGLVAQARPDVLVLMCHDEQGITQVETLHQRFPQVPLVVIGESDCPDVATQALHSGAQDYLSVAELTPHLVARSLRNAIHRHHVEQRLVRQAQYDRLLVQLTQHIHQSLDLSAILESTVQDVRQLLGCDRVLVYRFLPDWRGIMDVEAVVPPWQPALGDIVGDSCFTERYIEAYRRGRVHIVNNVETMALETCYRELLQHYQVRANLVVPITVDGRLWGLLICHQCAQPREWHDSEVELLKQISTQLAIAILQAELYQKAQTELQERKVVEAQLLYQARHDPLTHLPNRWLFEEHLHTTLQRAARQPNYQYAVLCLDLDHFKTVNDSLGHSVGDLYLQEVAQRLSRHLSPQDIVARLGGDEFGVLLNDLRDVDHAYTISSQLRDRLASTFAISHYTLHGSVSIGLVMGNSSYSHPEELLRDADTAMYHAKAKGRNRIAIFDQPMLQKVRHRLRLEVELRQAVEHGDFELYYQPIVNLRTQALVGFETLIRWQKDGQMLPPDEFIPVAEETGLIFEISRWVLHAACRQLRDWQQRYPKMMAAGLTLSVNLSGSHFSLPTLVTDIEQALNSYHLWGQFLKLEITESALMKHLESARELLLCIKSMGIRVAIDDFGTGYSSLSYLRSLPLDCIKIDRSFISTMDSSREDLEVVHTILLLAQNLRLDCVAEGVETTNQLQQLRSLRCPHGQGYLFSPPLSANQAELYLQKHLVT; this is encoded by the coding sequence ATGACTGATGAATCCGCCATTTTACCCGCTGTTGATGACTGCTCCCAAAATTCACTGAAGGAGTGGGGATCATCGCTAGCTCAATGTCGGATTCCAGTGTTTTCTATTCAGGTATTAATCATCGAAAACATCCCCCCATCGGGTGAAATTTTACAGCCTTATCTACAGACCATTGAATGTGTGTCCTATCGCGTTCAATCCTGCCTATTTGGTCAGTTAACGCCTGGTCTTGTAGCCCAAGCCCGTCCTGATGTATTGGTGCTGATGTGCCATGACGAGCAGGGGATCACTCAAGTAGAAACACTGCATCAGCGGTTTCCGCAGGTGCCTTTAGTAGTCATTGGCGAGAGCGACTGCCCTGATGTGGCCACCCAAGCCCTTCACAGTGGCGCCCAAGACTATCTGAGTGTGGCGGAGTTAACACCGCACTTAGTGGCGCGGAGTTTGCGTAATGCCATTCATCGCCACCATGTTGAGCAGCGGTTGGTACGCCAAGCGCAGTACGATCGCCTCTTGGTGCAGCTAACGCAGCACATTCACCAGTCCCTTGATCTGTCCGCCATCCTTGAAAGTACGGTGCAAGATGTGCGGCAGCTTTTAGGGTGCGATCGCGTTTTAGTGTATCGCTTTTTGCCCGATTGGCGCGGCATCATGGATGTGGAAGCGGTGGTGCCGCCGTGGCAGCCTGCTCTTGGGGATATTGTCGGGGATAGTTGCTTCACAGAACGCTACATTGAGGCTTACCGGCGGGGACGGGTTCACATCGTTAACAATGTTGAAACCATGGCGCTCGAGACTTGCTACCGCGAATTGTTGCAGCACTATCAAGTCAGAGCCAACTTAGTTGTGCCCATCACCGTTGATGGTCGTCTCTGGGGCTTGCTGATTTGTCATCAGTGCGCCCAGCCACGGGAGTGGCACGATAGCGAAGTAGAGTTGCTCAAGCAAATTTCCACCCAATTGGCGATCGCCATCCTGCAGGCGGAACTGTACCAAAAAGCCCAAACTGAGCTACAGGAACGAAAAGTGGTGGAAGCTCAACTGCTTTACCAAGCCCGCCACGACCCCCTCACCCATTTACCCAACCGTTGGCTTTTTGAGGAGCATCTGCATACCACGCTGCAGCGAGCGGCGCGCCAGCCAAACTATCAGTACGCGGTGTTGTGTCTTGACTTAGACCACTTTAAGACAGTGAACGATAGCTTAGGGCACTCGGTGGGGGACCTATACCTGCAGGAAGTGGCACAACGGCTGAGCCGCCACCTTAGCCCCCAAGATATTGTGGCGCGGCTCGGGGGGGATGAATTTGGCGTGTTGCTCAATGATCTACGGGATGTCGATCATGCCTACACCATTAGCAGTCAATTGCGCGATCGCCTTGCCTCAACCTTTGCCATTAGCCACTATACCCTTCACGGTTCCGTCAGTATTGGTTTGGTGATGGGAAACAGCAGCTACAGCCATCCTGAAGAGTTACTGCGAGATGCCGATACCGCTATGTACCATGCCAAGGCCAAAGGCAGGAATCGCATTGCCATTTTTGACCAGCCAATGCTGCAAAAAGTGCGCCATCGCCTGCGGCTAGAGGTGGAACTGCGACAAGCGGTTGAACACGGTGACTTTGAATTGTACTATCAACCCATTGTCAACCTGCGCACTCAGGCACTGGTGGGGTTTGAAACCCTGATTCGCTGGCAAAAAGACGGCCAGATGTTGCCACCGGATGAATTTATCCCAGTGGCAGAAGAAACGGGGCTAATTTTTGAGATTTCCCGCTGGGTTTTGCATGCGGCCTGTAGGCAACTGCGAGACTGGCAACAGCGCTATCCCAAAATGATGGCGGCTGGTTTAACCCTGAGCGTTAACCTATCGGGGAGTCACTTTTCGCTACCAACCTTGGTCACGGACATTGAGCAGGCTCTAAATAGCTATCACCTCTGGGGACAATTTCTCAAGCTGGAAATTACTGAAAGTGCGCTCATGAAGCATCTGGAGTCAGCACGGGAACTGCTGCTGTGTATAAAGTCTATGGGGATTCGCGTTGCCATTGATGACTTTGGCACGGGGTATTCCTCCCTCAGCTATTTACGCAGTTTGCCCCTCGACTGCATTAAAATTGACCGCTCCTTTATTTCCACCATGGACTCCAGCCGTGAGGATCTTGAGGTCGTGCACACTATCTTGCTGTTGGCGCAAAACCTGCGGCTCGACTGCGTTGCCGAAGGGGTGGAAACCACCAATCAATTACAACAGCTGCGATCGCTGCGCTGTCCCCACGGTCAAGGGTATCTTTTTTCGCCACCGCTGAGTGCCAACCAAGCAGAACTGTATCTACAAAAACATTTGGTTACCTAG
- a CDS encoding DUF4382 domain-containing protein has product MLQRYLASAVVIAVLSACGPAAQNGTLMIYANGEERLTQGWTTKDGWELRLDHAYLTLGAITAYQTNPPFDPESGELPQAIATVAFPDAMTVDLVADQPPLVGSAPAPVGHFNAIAWQTLDPTLQLVGTARRGSVTLPFEITLNQPLQYVCGDYIGDERKGIVAADQTAALEITLHFDHLFGDGAEPPTAEINQAAVGFDPLAALSTGNRLSVDQATLQERLSPADYNRLLQALKSVGHVGEGHCREVSS; this is encoded by the coding sequence ATGCTGCAACGTTATTTGGCGAGTGCTGTGGTCATAGCGGTTTTATCCGCCTGTGGCCCAGCCGCACAAAACGGTACCCTGATGATTTACGCCAATGGCGAAGAGCGCCTAACTCAGGGGTGGACGACCAAAGATGGTTGGGAATTGCGCCTAGATCATGCCTATCTCACCCTTGGTGCCATTACCGCTTACCAAACCAATCCACCCTTTGATCCCGAATCTGGAGAATTACCGCAGGCGATCGCCACCGTTGCGTTTCCCGATGCGATGACGGTGGATTTGGTGGCCGATCAGCCGCCCCTCGTGGGTAGCGCACCTGCACCGGTCGGTCACTTCAATGCGATTGCTTGGCAGACCTTGGATCCCACGTTGCAATTGGTGGGCACTGCTCGCCGCGGCAGTGTCACCCTACCCTTTGAAATTACCTTGAATCAGCCGTTGCAGTACGTTTGCGGCGACTATATTGGCGATGAGCGCAAAGGAATTGTGGCAGCCGACCAAACAGCGGCGCTGGAAATTACACTGCATTTCGACCATTTGTTTGGGGATGGCGCAGAACCTCCAACCGCAGAGATTAACCAAGCGGCGGTTGGCTTTGATCCGTTGGCGGCGCTCAGTACTGGTAACCGTCTCAGTGTGGATCAGGCCACCCTCCAAGAGCGGCTATCGCCAGCCGACTATAACCGTTTATTGCAGGCGCTGAAAAGCGTGGGTCACGTTGGGGAAGGTCATTGTCGCGAGGTCTCTTCATGA
- a CDS encoding DUF2339 domain-containing protein, whose product MANIDDLRQRLEVLEATVAGLARSLRILQEAVLREDLAPEPEQPPISPTPASDQPTTVPDRPSQQPAPVSAPETPPPLRPVSAPKTDWLQNWELWLNRLGIGLLLLGIAFLFKYAIDLGWLTDGVLVAIGLLMATGLIALGWRLQQRAIFSQFLQGGGLATYYITGFAAYQLLEIVSMAIAFPLMVAVTLAAFFLALRQNRAIFSVIGTLGGLATPFLLYEGSGSPLALAAYTFVIVAGSWGIYAYKGWRSLLWSSFWLGWLVLSIAVNAFNATGLAPWFLQAILGLTWLGFTVLPPWYQWGDRDRASLPHGQALALFNPLITLSLSAVVWNWSATTVGAIFIAFGALYLVTSLLWRRIPPSWRWVYSLTGLLLILAGIIYRYHSNPLILAPLAIEGLILHYLAQYYRSAALQTIAHVWWGILTVVMAARFLILAAGTPPLLNREFITDLIVMAAGLGSTRFLAATTRPVYWVFGYALTLGWIQHELASFGTGAATLLWGLFGVGLLVYGLRRDVSGVRIVALITLVITIIRLFIIDLINLAPAWRVLLFMGFGLIFLVLSYFFRALWRHPPAESSRISENTAPVEPEKES is encoded by the coding sequence ATGGCCAACATCGATGATCTGCGCCAGCGTTTAGAGGTACTCGAAGCAACGGTTGCGGGCTTGGCGCGATCGCTGCGGATCCTCCAAGAAGCAGTGTTACGCGAGGATCTGGCACCCGAGCCAGAACAACCTCCAATTTCACCTACTCCTGCCTCAGACCAGCCGACAACTGTCCCGGATCGCCCGTCACAGCAGCCTGCCCCTGTTTCTGCACCTGAAACACCCCCACCTCTACGGCCTGTGAGTGCACCTAAAACCGATTGGTTGCAAAACTGGGAATTGTGGCTCAACCGCCTAGGGATTGGGTTACTGTTGCTGGGGATTGCTTTCCTGTTTAAATACGCAATTGATCTTGGCTGGCTCACCGATGGGGTACTGGTGGCGATCGGGCTATTGATGGCAACGGGGCTGATTGCGCTGGGGTGGCGGTTGCAGCAGCGCGCGATCTTTAGTCAGTTTCTGCAAGGGGGAGGGCTGGCCACCTATTACATTACGGGGTTTGCCGCCTATCAGCTTTTAGAGATAGTCTCGATGGCGATCGCCTTTCCCTTGATGGTGGCGGTGACCTTGGCAGCCTTCTTCCTTGCCCTGCGGCAGAATCGGGCGATCTTTTCAGTGATTGGCACCCTTGGCGGCCTAGCAACGCCCTTCCTGCTGTACGAGGGATCCGGTAGCCCCCTTGCCTTAGCCGCCTATACCTTTGTGATTGTGGCGGGCAGTTGGGGGATCTACGCCTATAAAGGGTGGCGATCGCTCCTGTGGTCTAGCTTTTGGCTCGGCTGGCTGGTGCTCAGTATTGCCGTTAATGCCTTTAATGCAACCGGTCTAGCACCGTGGTTCCTGCAAGCCATTCTAGGGCTGACGTGGTTGGGCTTTACCGTCTTGCCACCGTGGTACCAGTGGGGCGATCGTGACCGTGCATCCCTTCCCCATGGTCAAGCCTTAGCACTCTTTAATCCACTCATTACTCTCAGTTTGTCGGCGGTTGTTTGGAACTGGTCTGCCACGACCGTTGGGGCTATCTTTATTGCCTTTGGTGCCCTGTACTTAGTCACGAGTCTGCTATGGCGGCGGATTCCCCCCTCTTGGCGCTGGGTTTATAGCCTAACAGGATTGTTGCTCATCTTGGCAGGCATTATCTATCGCTACCACAGCAACCCCTTAATTTTGGCACCCCTTGCCATTGAAGGGTTAATTTTGCACTACCTTGCCCAGTACTACCGCTCCGCCGCGTTGCAAACCATTGCCCATGTCTGGTGGGGGATCCTCACCGTAGTGATGGCCGCTCGCTTTTTAATTCTGGCGGCAGGCACCCCACCACTACTCAATCGCGAATTCATCACCGACCTAATTGTGATGGCCGCAGGGCTAGGGAGTACTCGCTTTTTGGCCGCCACAACCCGCCCCGTCTATTGGGTGTTTGGCTACGCCCTAACCTTGGGCTGGATTCAACACGAATTGGCAAGCTTCGGCACAGGAGCTGCCACCCTGCTGTGGGGACTGTTTGGGGTGGGGTTGCTCGTCTATGGGCTACGGCGGGATGTCTCAGGGGTGCGGATTGTTGCCCTTATTACCCTCGTTATTACAATTATCCGCCTCTTTATTATCGACCTCATCAACCTTGCCCCTGCTTGGCGGGTACTGCTGTTTATGGGGTTTGGCCTTATTTTCTTGGTTCTCAGCTACTTTTTCCGTGCGCTGTGGCGACATCCCCCCGCAGAATCCTCTAGGATTAGTGAAAACACTGCACCTGTTGAACCCGAAAAGGAATCATGA
- the rlmN gene encoding 23S rRNA (adenine(2503)-C(2))-methyltransferase RlmN — translation MALLGQSVDELTAWVSAQGQPSYRGQQLYQWLYQKGVRSLAEITVFPKRWREHLEGVEVGRSQIRHHHWSSDGTLKLLLGLADGETIETVGIPTGDRLTVCVSSQVGCPMACDFCATGKGGYRRNLAPHEILDQVLTIQSEMQRRVSHVVFMGMGEPLLNLEAVLKAITCLNRDIGIGQRHITLSTVGIPQQLQRLASYELQITLAVSLHAPNQELRQQLIPSARHYPLPQLIADCRTYVQQTGRRITFEYTVLSGVNDRPHHAHELAALLRGFQSHVNLIPYNPITEAHYQRPSSRHLQDFLMQLQDLGVAASIRRSRGLDREAACGQLRQAQLVAHP, via the coding sequence ATGGCACTCCTAGGACAGTCGGTCGATGAATTAACGGCATGGGTCAGCGCCCAAGGGCAGCCCAGCTATCGTGGCCAACAACTCTATCAATGGCTGTATCAAAAGGGGGTGCGATCGCTCGCAGAGATTACGGTGTTTCCCAAACGCTGGCGGGAGCACCTTGAAGGGGTTGAGGTAGGTCGCTCTCAGATTCGTCATCACCATTGGTCGAGCGACGGCACCTTGAAACTGCTCCTTGGTTTAGCCGATGGCGAAACCATTGAAACCGTTGGTATTCCCACCGGCGATCGCCTCACTGTGTGTGTATCCTCCCAAGTAGGCTGTCCCATGGCCTGCGATTTCTGCGCAACGGGGAAAGGGGGGTATCGACGCAACTTGGCACCCCACGAAATTCTAGATCAGGTGCTCACAATTCAAAGCGAAATGCAACGGCGGGTGAGCCATGTGGTGTTTATGGGGATGGGGGAACCCCTTTTGAACCTAGAGGCCGTCCTCAAAGCCATCACCTGCCTCAATCGCGATATTGGTATTGGGCAGCGGCACATCACCCTGTCCACCGTTGGCATTCCCCAGCAACTTCAGCGCCTAGCCAGCTATGAACTGCAAATTACCTTAGCCGTCAGCCTCCATGCTCCGAACCAAGAGTTGCGGCAGCAGCTTATCCCTAGTGCGCGGCATTACCCTTTACCTCAACTGATTGCCGACTGTCGTACCTATGTTCAGCAAACCGGCCGTCGCATCACCTTTGAATATACGGTGCTCTCAGGGGTCAACGATCGCCCTCACCATGCCCACGAATTGGCTGCACTCCTACGCGGATTTCAGAGCCATGTCAACTTAATTCCCTACAATCCAATCACCGAAGCCCATTATCAACGCCCCAGCAGCAGGCATCTGCAAGACTTTTTAATGCAGCTCCAAGACTTAGGCGTGGCAGCCAGCATCCGGCGATCGCGGGGACTGGATCGGGAAGCGGCCTGTGGTCAGTTGCGTCAAGCCCAACTGGTGGCACACCCCTAA
- the cbiM gene encoding cobalt transporter CbiM: MHIPDGLMPPLLCGVGYAGTGGLLWWSFRQLQRQQPDPLATVPRLALLTAGFFAASAVYIPLPFASVHLLLLGSLGALLGYGAMMAVVVGLFLQAVMFGHGGLTTLGLNALIMGVPALLAAGLFHGLWHRCRGWGRSLLGFSLGCGSVLLAVSCFSGIVILGLPPTMDRQREITAIWVIIASHVPLALLEGVFTAALLNFLERVKPQILNNWSS, translated from the coding sequence ATGCACATTCCCGATGGTTTAATGCCACCATTGTTGTGCGGGGTTGGCTATGCAGGCACCGGCGGGCTGCTGTGGTGGTCGTTCCGACAATTGCAACGCCAGCAACCGGATCCGCTGGCAACGGTACCCCGTTTAGCACTATTAACCGCAGGATTTTTTGCCGCTTCAGCGGTGTATATTCCCCTGCCCTTTGCCAGTGTTCACTTACTGCTGTTGGGGAGCCTTGGTGCCCTGTTGGGCTATGGTGCCATGATGGCGGTGGTGGTGGGCTTGTTTTTGCAGGCAGTCATGTTTGGCCATGGGGGCTTAACCACCTTAGGGCTAAATGCGCTGATTATGGGTGTGCCCGCGCTGCTGGCGGCTGGCCTATTTCACGGCCTTTGGCACCGCTGTCGGGGCTGGGGGCGATCGCTCCTTGGCTTTAGCCTTGGTTGTGGCAGTGTGCTATTGGCCGTTAGCTGCTTTAGTGGCATTGTCATTCTCGGCTTGCCACCCACCATGGATCGCCAACGGGAAATTACGGCCATTTGGGTCATTATCGCAAGCCATGTCCCCCTTGCCCTCCTCGAAGGCGTGTTTACTGCTGCTCTGTTAAATTTTTTAGAGCGGGTCAAGCCCCAAATACTGAACAATTGGTCATCCTAG
- a CDS encoding carboxypeptidase-like regulatory domain-containing protein codes for MKVLLSLLPLSSALLVAPQAIAHGVALNYQAQQVVKITARYDSGQPMANATVKVFAPNQPQQAVIQGATNAAGEFQFTPDQAGSWQVQVRQAGHGGNLTVPVRLDATPVSTAVQVTAAASPVSLSQYTPLQVSIMVLAVLWGAIGTACFAWSRRRVQVE; via the coding sequence ATGAAGGTGCTACTGTCTCTTTTACCCCTGAGTTCTGCCCTTTTGGTCGCACCGCAGGCGATCGCCCACGGGGTTGCCCTCAACTATCAAGCACAGCAGGTGGTGAAAATTACGGCGCGCTACGATAGTGGCCAACCCATGGCCAATGCCACAGTGAAGGTGTTTGCCCCCAATCAGCCGCAGCAGGCCGTCATCCAAGGCGCCACCAATGCCGCAGGGGAGTTTCAATTTACACCGGATCAGGCCGGTTCTTGGCAGGTACAGGTACGGCAGGCAGGGCATGGTGGTAACCTTACGGTTCCCGTAAGACTCGATGCCACCCCAGTGAGCACAGCGGTACAGGTTACAGCCGCTGCCAGTCCTGTGTCCCTCAGTCAGTACACCCCCCTACAGGTGAGTATTATGGTGCTGGCAGTTCTTTGGGGGGCGATCGGCACCGCCTGCTTTGCGTGGTCACGCCGTCGCGTACAGGTCGAGTAA
- a CDS encoding RNA polymerase sigma factor, RpoD/SigA family produces the protein MVVTPIEPAPRRPLTTDLVGQYLREIGRVPLLSPAQEVTLAQQVQQYQSLLEVCKQSSDPDLQAYTAALAERDRQHRQLGHMPNRQQWAAALKLSVEELQVVIQRGCQAWAKAAQISVAELEQIEYHGTHAKAQLLQANLRLVVNIAKKYQHRGVEFLDLIQEGTLGLERAVEKFDPAKGFRFSTYAYWWIRQSVTRAVANQSRTIRLPIHMVEKLNKIKRAQRRLAIQQGAMPSVAEIAAELNLDATQVREVLLAIPRAIALEQRVGPEQETELQELIEATTPTPNDVLMRDSLRMTLQQMLGDLSPRERQVIELRYGLGDLPPLEMSEIATLLGLSRERIRQIEHRALQKLRQPQRRRQIQDYLDELD, from the coding sequence ATGGTGGTTACCCCAATTGAACCCGCCCCCCGACGCCCCTTGACCACCGATCTGGTGGGTCAGTATTTACGAGAAATTGGCCGCGTCCCGCTCCTCAGCCCCGCCCAAGAGGTGACGCTGGCACAGCAGGTGCAGCAATACCAGAGTCTTTTAGAGGTCTGCAAGCAGTCCTCAGATCCAGACCTTCAAGCTTATACCGCTGCTTTGGCCGAGCGCGATCGCCAACATCGTCAATTGGGGCACATGCCCAATCGTCAGCAGTGGGCTGCCGCCCTCAAGCTGAGCGTTGAGGAACTGCAAGTGGTAATTCAGCGCGGTTGCCAAGCCTGGGCGAAGGCCGCACAGATCTCCGTTGCTGAACTAGAACAGATCGAATACCATGGCACCCACGCCAAAGCCCAACTGCTGCAAGCCAACCTCCGCTTAGTGGTCAACATTGCCAAAAAATATCAACATCGCGGCGTTGAGTTCCTTGATCTGATCCAAGAAGGCACCCTAGGTTTGGAGCGTGCCGTTGAAAAATTTGACCCTGCCAAAGGCTTTCGCTTTAGCACCTACGCCTACTGGTGGATTCGCCAGAGTGTCACTCGTGCGGTTGCCAACCAAAGTCGCACAATCCGTCTGCCCATTCACATGGTTGAAAAACTCAATAAAATCAAGCGGGCGCAGCGCCGGTTAGCCATACAGCAGGGAGCTATGCCCAGTGTGGCTGAAATTGCCGCGGAACTGAATCTAGACGCAACCCAAGTGCGGGAGGTGTTACTAGCAATTCCCCGTGCCATTGCCCTTGAACAGCGGGTGGGGCCAGAGCAAGAGACCGAGTTGCAGGAGTTGATTGAGGCCACCACCCCTACCCCCAACGACGTGCTCATGCGGGACTCCTTGCGCATGACACTGCAGCAGATGCTCGGTGATCTGTCCCCCCGCGAACGGCAGGTGATCGAGCTACGCTATGGCCTAGGGGATCTTCCGCCACTGGAGATGTCGGAAATTGCTACCCTGCTCGGCCTTAGCCGTGAACGGATTCGCCAGATTGAGCACCGCGCCCTGCAGAAGCTGCGACAGCCACAACGACGACGGCAGATCCAAGACTACCTTGACGAGTTGGACTAG
- a CDS encoding CYTH domain-containing protein: protein MGIEIERKFLVTAELWRSLAIHVTHIAQGYLSTTPERTVRVRRAGTQAWLTIKGKASGAHRREYEYPIPVDEAMELLTALCIQPIIEKDRYRVPWGDLCWEIDEFKGESAGLILAEIELPRADYPLSVPPWIGAEVTNDHRYSNAYLAEHPYRCWGSQCQQ, encoded by the coding sequence ATGGGAATCGAGATTGAACGCAAGTTTTTGGTGACGGCTGAGTTGTGGCGATCGCTGGCCATCCATGTCACCCACATTGCCCAAGGGTATCTTTCAACTACCCCAGAGCGTACTGTGCGGGTGCGCCGTGCAGGGACTCAGGCGTGGTTAACAATTAAGGGCAAGGCCAGTGGTGCCCACCGGCGGGAGTACGAGTATCCGATTCCCGTGGATGAGGCTATGGAGTTGCTGACAGCACTCTGTATCCAACCCATCATTGAGAAAGACCGCTACCGCGTTCCGTGGGGAGACCTCTGCTGGGAGATTGATGAATTCAAGGGTGAATCGGCAGGGCTGATCCTCGCCGAGATCGAACTGCCCCGTGCCGACTATCCCTTAAGCGTACCGCCGTGGATTGGTGCTGAGGTCACTAACGATCACCGCTATAGCAACGCTTACTTAGCAGAGCATCCCTACCGTTGCTGGGGTTCCCAGTGCCAACAGTAG
- a CDS encoding PspA/IM30 family protein: MGLFDRISRVIRSWMNAIVGAAEDPEKMLEQSMIEMQDNLVSLRQAVAQAIASQKRLEQQFNQHQQQATEWERRAKIALQHGDEPLALEALNRKKAATNAAMALKAQLEQSISQVDVLKKQMQQLESKIAEAKTRKEMLVARARAAKASEQIQQTFSKVNTNAPMAAFERMEEKVMEMEARSQAVAELNTDTLEAKFAALESSSVNEDLARLKAELASPQQLPSASAPAYDPELEALRRQLEQS, translated from the coding sequence GTGGGACTTTTTGATCGCATCAGTCGGGTGATCCGAAGCTGGATGAACGCTATTGTTGGGGCGGCTGAGGATCCCGAAAAGATGCTTGAGCAAAGCATGATTGAAATGCAGGACAACCTTGTCTCCCTGCGACAAGCGGTGGCTCAGGCGATCGCCTCCCAAAAACGGCTCGAGCAGCAGTTTAACCAACATCAACAGCAGGCAACGGAGTGGGAGCGGCGCGCCAAAATTGCCCTACAACACGGCGATGAACCACTGGCCTTAGAAGCCCTGAATCGCAAAAAAGCAGCGACCAATGCAGCGATGGCGCTAAAGGCGCAACTCGAGCAGTCGATTAGCCAAGTCGATGTCCTCAAAAAACAAATGCAACAGCTTGAGAGCAAAATTGCTGAGGCCAAGACCCGCAAGGAAATGCTGGTGGCACGGGCGCGGGCAGCCAAGGCCTCGGAACAAATTCAGCAAACCTTTAGCAAGGTCAACACCAATGCGCCCATGGCCGCCTTTGAGCGCATGGAAGAGAAGGTGATGGAAATGGAAGCCCGCTCCCAAGCTGTAGCGGAGCTAAACACCGATACCCTTGAAGCGAAATTTGCTGCCCTTGAGTCCAGCAGTGTTAATGAGGATCTCGCCCGCCTCAAAGCAGAGTTGGCCAGTCCGCAGCAACTCCCCAGTGCCAGCGCTCCCGCTTACGATCCAGAACTAGAAGCCCTGCGGCGGCAACTAGAGCAGAGCTAG
- a CDS encoding energy-coupling factor transporter transmembrane component T family protein: protein MDLLRSLPLGLYLEHPITWLHRLDPRVKLGWLMTFLLAPVLADTSWRLVLVLCLIGLTFVGGIPRRVWQRQLLWLLLLGGLIFLITALMPDGMAVSYQPRRPLEATAPITSYHYILWQWHAQMGQWPIHLQISQRSFDLGLRLSTLLFTLLYSTHLFLLTTAPEEVTAGLECLMQPLKRFKLPVAELALTLTLSLRFIPLVLEEVQNLSRSVRTRAINWRLVGIKGSIKLWLTLAVRLLENLLLRAEQVACAMQVRGFQEAGTYDNPWHHLRLQRRDWLALAAMGLFWLLRIQLPAWGALFP from the coding sequence ATGGATCTGTTGCGATCGCTCCCTCTGGGACTTTACCTAGAACACCCCATCACTTGGTTGCACCGCTTGGATCCACGGGTCAAACTGGGCTGGTTAATGACCTTTTTGCTGGCACCGGTGCTGGCGGATACCTCGTGGCGATTAGTGTTAGTCCTCTGCTTAATTGGCTTGACCTTTGTGGGTGGCATTCCCCGCCGGGTGTGGCAACGACAACTACTGTGGCTATTACTGCTGGGGGGTCTTATTTTTCTGATTACTGCCCTAATGCCCGATGGCATGGCGGTCAGCTACCAACCCCGCCGCCCCCTTGAGGCAACAGCACCAATCACCAGCTATCACTACATTCTCTGGCAGTGGCACGCTCAGATGGGGCAGTGGCCCATTCATCTGCAAATCTCCCAGCGCTCCTTTGATCTGGGCTTACGCTTGAGTACCCTTCTATTTACCTTGCTCTACAGCACGCATTTGTTTCTGCTCACCACCGCACCTGAGGAGGTAACTGCTGGCCTCGAATGCCTGATGCAACCCCTGAAACGCTTTAAGTTACCTGTTGCCGAACTTGCCCTGACCCTAACCCTCTCACTGCGCTTCATTCCCTTAGTGCTTGAAGAGGTGCAAAACCTCAGCCGTTCGGTGCGCACTCGTGCCATCAACTGGCGATTAGTGGGGATCAAAGGCAGTATTAAGCTGTGGCTGACCCTGGCAGTACGGCTGTTAGAGAACCTACTCCTGCGGGCGGAACAGGTGGCCTGTGCTATGCAGGTGCGGGGGTTCCAAGAGGCTGGAACCTACGATAACCCATGGCACCACTTGCGCTTGCAACGGCGAGATTGGCTGGCCTTAGCAGCCATGGGGCTGTTCTGGCTCCTGCGGATACAACTCCCAGCTTGGGGGGCGCTATTCCCATGA